Proteins from one Coffea arabica cultivar ET-39 chromosome 8c, Coffea Arabica ET-39 HiFi, whole genome shotgun sequence genomic window:
- the LOC140013797 gene encoding cytosolic sulfotransferase 15-like, with product MSSSTEVEQKDDHFEELFQRLQPKKPVAGGLVANYQGVWFYADLLQATLTFQKHFKAIDSDIILASMPKSGTTWLKALTFSIVNRNNHSVDDSPLLFSNPHYLVPFLEIYLYKDGNIPDIDSMPCPRILATHLPYQFLPSSILDCSNCRIIYLCRNPLDVFTSLLQFLLQNGLISSPSMSIDVPFEEFCQGIHPYGPFWDHCLGYWDASLKNPQKVLFLKYEDLKKDVNSSVKKIADFLGYPFSAEEQEAGLVEEIAMLCSFENLKNLDCNKEGEIHGAFRVKHSSFFRKAEVGDWVNVLTPSMANRLEKLFQEKLGESGLTLEIKSK from the coding sequence ATGTCATCTTCAACTGAAGTGGAGCAAAAAGATGATCACTTTGAAGAGCTCTTCCAGAGGTTGCAACCAAAGAAGCCTGTAGCAGGGGGCCTGGTGGCTAATTACCAAGGCGTTTGGTTTTATGCAGACTTGCTTCAAGCCACATTAACCTTTCAAAAGCACTTCAAAGCCATTGACTCTGACATTATTTTGGCCAGCATGCCGAAATCGGGAACCACATGGCTTAAAGCCCTCACCTTCAGTATTGTTAACCGCAACAATCATTCAGTCGATGACAGCCCTTTGCTCTTCTCCAACCCTCATTATCTCGTCCCTTTTCTCGAGATATATCTGTACAAGGATGGTAATATTCCCGATATAGACTCTATGCCTTGCCCACGAATCCTCGCTACTCACCTCCCTTATCAATTCCTTCCTAGCAGCATCTTGGATTGCTCCAATTGTCGAATCATCTACCTGTGCCGAAACCCTTTGGATGTGTTCACTTCGTTGTTGCAATTCTTGCTGCAAAATGGTCTTATTTCAAGCCCATCGATGTCTATTGATGTAccttttgaagagttttgtcagGGCATACACCCGTATGGTCCATTTTGGGACCATTGTTTGGGATATTGGGATGCAAGCTTGAAAAACCCTCAAAAAGTGTTGTTTTTGAAGTATGAGGATCTAAAAAAGGATGTCAATAGCTCCGTGAAGAAGATAGCCGACTTTTTAGGATATCCATTTTCAGCTGAGGAACAGGAAGCCGGTTTGGTTGAAGAAATAGCAATGCTCTGCAGCTTCGAAAATCTTAAGAATTTGGACTGTAACAAGGAGGGGGAGATACACGGCGCTTTTAGAGTTAAGCATAGTTCCTTTTTCAGGAAGGCAGAAGTTGGTGATTGGGTAAATGTACTAACTCCTTCCATGGCCAACCGACTTGAAAAATTGTTTCAAGAAAAGCTTGGGGAATCCGGGTTGACGCTGGAAATCAAGAGCAAATAG
- the LOC140013795 gene encoding cytosolic sulfotransferase 8-like encodes MSSSTEVEQKDDHFEEFFQRLQPKKPIEGGLLANYQGVWFDADLLQATLTFQKNFKANESDIILATMPKSGTTWLKALTISIVNRNNHSVDESPLLFSNPHYLVPFLEMYL; translated from the coding sequence ATGTCATCTTCAACTGAAGTGGAGCAAAAAGATGAtcactttgaagagtttttccaAAGGTTGCAACCAAAGAAGCCGATAGAAGGGGGCTTGCTGGCTAATTACCAAGGGGTTTGGTTTGATGCAGATTTACTTCAAGCTACATTAACCTTTCAAAAGAATTTCAAAGCCAATGAGTCTGACATTATTTTGGCCACCATGCCGAAATCAGGCACCACATGGCTTAAAGCCCTCACCATCAGTATTGTTAACCGCAACAATCATTCAGTTGATGAGAGCCCTTTGCTCTTCTCCAACCCTCATTATCTGGTTCCTTTTCTCGAGATGTATCTGTAG